AGGTTCTTTATGCCCGGCGTCGACCCCAATCTCACCTTTCATCCGTTGGGCGTCGCGGTGTTGACGATCTCTGACACCCGCACGTCCGAAACCGATACCTCCGGGGCCCTGCTGGTCGAGCGGCTGACCCAGGCCGGGCACAGCCTGGTCGATCGGGCGATCGTCACGGACGATGTTCAGGCGATCCGCCGGCGCGTTCTGGACTGGGCGGCCGACCCGCGAATCGAAATCATCCTGACCACCGGCGGAACCGGATTTTCCCCGCGTGACGTCACGCCGGAGGCCATTCGCCCGCTCTTTAGCCGGGAGATGGAGGGGTTCTCGGTGGTCTTTCACCAGGTCAGCTTCGGCACAGTCGGCGTCTCGACACTTCAGTCGCGCGCTTTCGCCGGTCAGATCGGCGACACCTTCGTCTTTTCGGTGCCCGGCTCGACCGGGGCTTGCCGCGACGCCTGGGACGGGGTCCTGGTCCAGGAACTCGACAGTCGCTTTCGCCCCTGTTCCATAGCCGGCAATCTGCCGAGGCTGCGGGGCGTCTGTCCGTGATCCGCTACGCAGAGGCGCTGAATCGCCTGGTCGCTGAGGCCAAGCCCCTGGCGATGGAGGTCGTTGGTCTTGCGAACGCCGATGGCCGCAGATTGGCCAAGCCTGTGATCGCGGCGCGAGACGCGCCGATCGTGGCGGTGTCGGCGATGGACGGCTTTGCGGTTCGCGACAGCGACCTGGATGCTGGGGCCAGATCTTTGCCGATCGTTGGCGCGGCCTATGCGGGCCGAGGCTTGCGAGACGCCCTGCCGGCGGGCGCCTGTGCGAGGGTTTTTACGGGTGCGCCTGTTCCGCAGGGCGCGGACCGGGTCGTGCTTCAGGAGGACGTCGTCGTCGACGACGGACGGGCTCGTCTGCCGGAGTCTATCGGCGCCAAGCGTCACATCCGGCCAGCGGGCTGCGATTTCCAGGCTGGTCAGACGTTGTTGGCGGCCGGACTGAGGCTGAACGCGCAACGGCTGGTCGCCGCCGCCGCCGCTGACTTTTCCGAGGTGACGGTTTGGCGTCGCCCCCGCGTGGCGCTCCTGGCCACGGGTGATGAACTGGCTGATCCGGGCAAGGCCGGCGCAGACTGCGACAAGATCAGCGAGAGCGTCACCTTTGGTGTCGCCGCACTGATCACGGCCTTTGGCGGCGAGGTGGTGTCTCGACACTGCGCGCCCGATCACCTTCCCACGCTGCAAGCGATGGCGGCCGATCTTGCGGACTTAGCGGACCTTGTCGTCGTGATCGGCGGTGCGTCTGTCGGCGAGCGCGACTACGCCCGAACGATCTTCGCCGGCGAGAGCTTCCGGATGATCTTCGCCGGCGTGGCGATCCGGCCGGGCAAACCGGTTTGGGCCGGGCGGGCGGGGGATCGCTGGATCTTTGGCCTACCGGGCAATCCAACCTCGGCCTTGGTCACCGCCCGGATCCTGCTGGCGCCCCTCATCACCGCCTTGGCCGGAGGCGCTGCGTGCGAGGCCCTGGACTGGCGTTCCGCGCCTTCGGTGCGCGCCTTGGACGCCGGTGGACCGCGCGAGAGCTTCGTGCGCGCCCGCAGGGCGGGGGAGGGCGTTGAGTCCTTGGCCGATCAAGATTCGGCCTCTCAGTGGGCCCTTGCCAACGCCGACACCTTGATCCGCCGTCCTGCGCATAGTCCGCAGGTTGAGGCCGGAGCGCTTGTAGAGTGCCTCTCCTTCTAGAGCATTTTTCGAGCGAAGTGGCTCCGGTTCGCGTAAAGAAAAATGCGCTAAAACAAAAGATTAGAGCTCACGGCCTGACGCAGTCAGGTCGGGAAAGGCTCTAGGCCAGCTGGCTGGGTCGCTTGGGTCTTAGACATCGATCAAGTGACGGCGGCCAATCGATCAAGGCGCGAGGGTCTGCGTTGCGCCAAGCTAGCAGGGTCTATTGAGGCGACGTCTCACTCTCTGTTCGTGGCCTTGAAGATGAGCGCGCTGAACCTCGCCAGCGCTTGCCCAACGCGGGTGGGCGCTGGCTTCTCTCTCTACGGCGTCCGCAGGGGCTCAGGCCGCCGGGCGGTTCTGCGCGCTGTTTTCGGCGCTGCAAGGCGCCACAGCCTCATCGATCAGCCGATCTGGGCGGGCCAGCCGATTGAGTTTGGCGTTGGGACGGATGGTGATCTGGGGACCGTTTACGATGACCCCGTAGCCCGCAAGCGTCGCGAAGGCCCGTGACAGATTTTCCGCCGACATGTTGAGCAGACCGGCGATCGTGCCCTTCTTGTGGGACAGTTCAAAGGTCGGAGCGCCGCCCTGGCGCGCCTGCTCGGCGAAAAGGTAGTTGGCCAAGCGCTCTGCGCCGACCCTGAGCTTCTGGCTCTTGGTTCCCCGCACAAGTCCGCGGTAGTCGGCCGACAAGGCGTGGGCGACCGCTCGGGCGAAGGCCGGATCGTTCGCAAACGCCTGCCGTATCTGTTCGGCGGGCAGCATCGCCAGGCGCGATCGGTGAACGGTTCTGGCCGACGTCAAGGCGTCGGCGTCCAGGACGACCGCCGGCAAGATGAAGGTGGCGTTAGGGCGCAGGACCGTCAATGTCGCTTCCCGGTCCTTCCAGGTTCCGCTTACGGCGACCTCTCCGTCCATCAGAATATAGAGATAGTCGACGGGCTCGCCCTGGGCGACCAGGGTGGTTTCCTCCGGAAAGGTCTGCACCAAGGCGCTGCGGCAGAGCATGGCCAGGGTGTCAGTGTCAGCTTGCGCCAGCAGCGGGTGGCGACCAAGGCGCTCAGTATCGCGGCCGATCAGGGACATGGGCTCTCTCCAAACCCGGCGAGTTTGGAGTGATTTCAGAGCGCTGCGTTGACTTCGCGCAAGGCGACGCTTGGCGGCGAAAGCGTGCGGCCCCAGCGATCGCTCAAGGGCTTTGCCCCGGCGCCGAAGTGTTCAATCCAAGGATCGCGGAGGGCGGCTCGACAAACCAAGCTTAATGCGTCCATTTTGACTTTGCTCAATGGCGCGGTCGACCGCGACAGGCACGACCCGTTCGAAGGCCACGTGACGGGCGTGGCCATGACTTGAGGTACACCCGCATGCAAGGCGGCCCTCTGGAAAAGAACGCGCCGGGCGCCGGGATGGCGCTGAGCCTGAGCACGATTTCGTTCACCGCGTGTTTTGCGGTCTGGACCATCTTCTCGATCATTGGCGTGCAGATCAAAAAAGATCTGGGCCTGACTGAGGCGCAGTTTGGCCTGCTGGCCGGTGCGCCGATTCTCACCGGCTCGCTGATCCGGGTCGGGCTTGGGGTGTGGGCCGATCGCGTCGGCGGACGCCGCTTGAGCCTAGGCTTGATGCTCAGCGCGGCGGCCGCGACGCTATTGCTGACCAGGGCCCAGACCTATCCGCAGTTTCTGTTGGGCGCGCTCGGCGTTGGGGTCGCGGGCGGGGTGTTCGCCGTCGGCGTCGCCTATGTCTCCAAGTTCTTCCCCAAGTCCCGTCAGGGCACGGCGCTGGGCGTGTTCGGCGCGGGCAATGTCGGCTCTGCGGTGACCAAGCTTCTCGCGCCAATGGTGATGCTGGCGTTCGGCTGGAAGGCGGTCGCCGAGGTCTGGGCGCTGGCCCTGGCGGTGATCGCCGTCGTCAGCTTCCTGCTCACACGGGATGAGCCAGGTCTGGCTGAACGCCGCGTGGCTGCGCAAACCAACACCTTGGCCAAGCCGGCCAGCTCGCCGCTGCTCAAGCTGCAGGTCTGGCGGTTCGCACTCTACTATTTCTTCGTTTTCGGCGCGTTCGTAGCCCTGGCGCTTTGGCTGCCGCACTATCTGGTCGGGGTCTATGGTCTCGACATCCGGGTGGCTGGCCTGCTGGCGGCGGCCTACTCCATTCCGGGGTCTGTGTTCCGGGTGGTCGGCGGCTGGCTGTCTGACAAGATCGGCGCCCGGCGGGTGATGTACATCACCTTCGGGGTGAGCGTGATCTGCACCTTCATCCTGTCCTATCCGCCCACCCAGTATGTGATCGAGGGCGTGCGCGGCCCGATCAGCTTCCGCCTGGCGCTGGGCCTTGTTCCGTTCGTGGTGCTGCTGTTTGTGCTGGGCTTCGCCATGAGCCTGGGCAAGGCGGCCGTCTACAAGCACATCCCCGTCTACTATCCCGACAGCATCGGCGCGGTCGGCGGTCTGGTCGGCATGGTCGGCGGCGTCGGCGGCTTTGTTCTGCCGATCGTGTTCGGCGCGCTCAACGATCTGACCGGCGTGTGGACCAGCTGCTTCATGCTGCTGTTCGTGCTGGTCGCCACGGCCTTGGCCTGGATGCACCTGGCGGTTCGCCGCATGGAGCGGGCCCGTACGCCTCAACTGTCCAACCTGCCGGAGCTGCCGGAGATGGAGGCCCTCCATCCCGCGCCCAGCGCCTTGACTGCGGTGATCCGCGGCCAGAACCCCTAAGAAGAGTGAACCGTCCCATGGACAGATCGTCCCTCTCGAATAGCGCCGGTCAGCGCGTTCTGGTCGACTGGCGGCCCGAAGACGAAGTCTTTTGGGCTGAGCGCGGCCAGGCCGTGGCGCAGCGCAATCTTTGGATCTCGGTGCCTAACCTCTTCCTGGCCTTCGCGGTCTGGATGGTTTGGTCGATGGTCGTGGCCAAGCTGAAACTGGTGGGGTTCAAGTTCACCACCGAGCAGCTCTTCTGGCTGACGGCCCTGCCGGCCCTGTCGGGCGCGACCTTGCGGATCTTCTACAGCTTCATCGTGCCGGTTTTCGGCGGCCGGCTGTGGACCACACTCTCAACCCTGTCACTGCTGGTCCCCGCGATCGGTATTGGCCTGGCGGTGCAGGATCCGACCACGCCCTACTGGGTGTTTGTCGCCCTGTCCCTGGCCTGCGGGCTGGGCGGCGGCAACTTTGCGTCGTCGATGTCGAACATCTCGTTCTTCTTCCCCAAGCGCGCCAAGGGCAACGCCCTGGCGATCAATGCCGGGATTGGCAATCTGGGCGTCAGCGCTATGCAGCTCCTGGTTCCGCTGGTGATCACGGTCGGTGGCGTGCTGCCGTTCCTGGGCGGTCCCCAGACCGTCAGCCAAGCGGGGGGCGCAACCGAGCTTTGGCTGCAGAACGCCGCCTATGTCTGGGTCCCATTCATCGTGGCCGCCGCTCTGATGGCGTGGTTTGGCATGAACGACATCGCCGACGCCAAGGCCTCGTTCAGCGAGCAGTCGGTGGTCTTCAAGCGCATGCACAACTGGCTGATGTGCTGGCTGTACCTGGGGACCTTTGGCTCCTTCATCGGGTTTTCGGCCGCCTTTCCGCTGCTGATGAAGACCCTGTTTCCGGACGTGAACGCCCTGCAGTTGGCTTTTCTGGGGCCGTTGGTGGGCGCGGTCGCCCGGGCCATGACGGGCTGGGTGGCCGACAAGTTCGGGGGCGAGCGGGTGACCCACTGGGTGTTCCTGGCCCTGGGGGCGGGCGTAGCCATCGTGCTCCACGGCGTGGGCGCCTTCGGCGCGGCCGCATCCTTCCCGGTGTTCTTCGGCGGCTTCCTGTGGCTGTTCTTCTGGACGGGCGTGGGCAACGCCTCGACCTTCCAGATGATCCCGGCCATCGTGCGCGGCGATCTGGCCAAGCGAATGGCCGGCGCGCCCGTCGCCCAACGCCTTAAGGCCTCGGAGATGGAGGCCGCGGCGATCGTGGGCTTCTCCTCGGCGATCGGCGCCTTCGGCGGCTTCTTTATCCCCAAGGCGTTCGGTGACTCGCTCAAGGCCACCGGCGGTCCGCAGACCGCGCTCTACATCTTCCTGGGCTTCTACTTCATCTGCCTGATCGTCAACTGGGTGTTCTACGCACGCCCCGGCTCGATCCTGCGTCCCCTCGTCGCCAATCAAACCGCGGAGCGTGCGGCATGAGCCATACCCTTGATCGTCTCGCCTTCTTCACCCGCAAGACCGAGCTGTTCTCGGACGGCCATGGTGTCACCAATGACGAGGACCGCGCCTGGGAGGAGGCCTATCGCTCGCGCTGGCGCCACGACAAGGTCGTGCGCTCCACCCACGGCGTGAACTGCACGGGCTCCTGTTCGTGGAAGATCTATGTCAAGGGCGGCATCGTCACCTGGGAAACCCAGCAGACCGACTATCCGCGCACGCGACCTGAGCTGCCCAATCACGAGCCGCGCGGCTGCGCGCGCGGCGCCAGCTATAGCTGGTATCTCTACTCGGCCAACCGGGTGAAGTACCCCCTGATCCGCGGCCGGCTTCTCAAGCTCTGGCGTGAGGCGCGGGCCACGCGCTCGCCGGTGGCGGCCTGGGCCGCCATTCAGAACGATCCCGCCGCGCGTGAGAGCTACACGCGCATGCGTGGTTCGGGCGGCTTTGTGCGGGCGACGTGGGACGAGGCGACCGAGATTGTCGCCGCCGCCAACGCTCACACGGTCAAGCGCT
The DNA window shown above is from Caulobacter sp. FWC26 and carries:
- the moaB gene encoding molybdenum cofactor biosynthesis protein B — protein: MPGVDPNLTFHPLGVAVLTISDTRTSETDTSGALLVERLTQAGHSLVDRAIVTDDVQAIRRRVLDWAADPRIEIILTTGGTGFSPRDVTPEAIRPLFSREMEGFSVVFHQVSFGTVGVSTLQSRAFAGQIGDTFVFSVPGSTGACRDAWDGVLVQELDSRFRPCSIAGNLPRLRGVCP
- a CDS encoding molybdopterin molybdotransferase MoeA, with the protein product MIRYAEALNRLVAEAKPLAMEVVGLANADGRRLAKPVIAARDAPIVAVSAMDGFAVRDSDLDAGARSLPIVGAAYAGRGLRDALPAGACARVFTGAPVPQGADRVVLQEDVVVDDGRARLPESIGAKRHIRPAGCDFQAGQTLLAAGLRLNAQRLVAAAAADFSEVTVWRRPRVALLATGDELADPGKAGADCDKISESVTFGVAALITAFGGEVVSRHCAPDHLPTLQAMAADLADLADLVVVIGGASVGERDYARTIFAGESFRMIFAGVAIRPGKPVWAGRAGDRWIFGLPGNPTSALVTARILLAPLITALAGGAACEALDWRSAPSVRALDAGGPRESFVRARRAGEGVESLADQDSASQWALANADTLIRRPAHSPQVEAGALVECLSF
- a CDS encoding cyclic nucleotide-binding domain-containing protein — translated: MSLIGRDTERLGRHPLLAQADTDTLAMLCRSALVQTFPEETTLVAQGEPVDYLYILMDGEVAVSGTWKDREATLTVLRPNATFILPAVVLDADALTSARTVHRSRLAMLPAEQIRQAFANDPAFARAVAHALSADYRGLVRGTKSQKLRVGAERLANYLFAEQARQGGAPTFELSHKKGTIAGLLNMSAENLSRAFATLAGYGVIVNGPQITIRPNAKLNRLARPDRLIDEAVAPCSAENSAQNRPAA
- a CDS encoding nitrate/nitrite transporter, which produces MQGGPLEKNAPGAGMALSLSTISFTACFAVWTIFSIIGVQIKKDLGLTEAQFGLLAGAPILTGSLIRVGLGVWADRVGGRRLSLGLMLSAAAATLLLTRAQTYPQFLLGALGVGVAGGVFAVGVAYVSKFFPKSRQGTALGVFGAGNVGSAVTKLLAPMVMLAFGWKAVAEVWALALAVIAVVSFLLTRDEPGLAERRVAAQTNTLAKPASSPLLKLQVWRFALYYFFVFGAFVALALWLPHYLVGVYGLDIRVAGLLAAAYSIPGSVFRVVGGWLSDKIGARRVMYITFGVSVICTFILSYPPTQYVIEGVRGPISFRLALGLVPFVVLLFVLGFAMSLGKAAVYKHIPVYYPDSIGAVGGLVGMVGGVGGFVLPIVFGALNDLTGVWTSCFMLLFVLVATALAWMHLAVRRMERARTPQLSNLPELPEMEALHPAPSALTAVIRGQNP
- a CDS encoding NarK family nitrate/nitrite MFS transporter, coding for MDRSSLSNSAGQRVLVDWRPEDEVFWAERGQAVAQRNLWISVPNLFLAFAVWMVWSMVVAKLKLVGFKFTTEQLFWLTALPALSGATLRIFYSFIVPVFGGRLWTTLSTLSLLVPAIGIGLAVQDPTTPYWVFVALSLACGLGGGNFASSMSNISFFFPKRAKGNALAINAGIGNLGVSAMQLLVPLVITVGGVLPFLGGPQTVSQAGGATELWLQNAAYVWVPFIVAAALMAWFGMNDIADAKASFSEQSVVFKRMHNWLMCWLYLGTFGSFIGFSAAFPLLMKTLFPDVNALQLAFLGPLVGAVARAMTGWVADKFGGERVTHWVFLALGAGVAIVLHGVGAFGAAASFPVFFGGFLWLFFWTGVGNASTFQMIPAIVRGDLAKRMAGAPVAQRLKASEMEAAAIVGFSSAIGAFGGFFIPKAFGDSLKATGGPQTALYIFLGFYFICLIVNWVFYARPGSILRPLVANQTAERAA